CGGACCGGGTGCTCCCCGGGATCACCCGGGGGCTGGTGCTGGAGATCGCCCGGGAGGCGGGCTTTGTCGTGGAGGAGCGCTGTCTCCCGCGGACCGAGCTGCCCCAGGTGCGGGAGGCCTTCCTGACGGCCTCCATCAAGGAAGTGATGCCGGTGGTGCGGATCGGCGACCGCAGCGTGGGCAACGGCCTCCCCGGGCCGGTGACCGCCCATCTGCACCGGCTCTACCGCAGAGCGGTCAACCGCATGCTGGGCTAGAGACGCTCCAGCACGGCGTCGGCCAGGGCCGTCAGGCTGGAGACGGCGCGATCCCCGGACAGCCCGGCGGCGTCGGCTGCCAGGGGGAGCTCGGTACAGGCCAGCACCAGGGGGATATCGGCTTCGGCCCTGAGCGCACCGGCTACCTCGACGAACCGTTCCGCCGCCCGATCCGTCTGTCCGGCCTTCACCAGGGCGATGGTCCGCTGGATCTGCTCCTGCAGAGACGGCTCCGGCTCCCTGAGGATATAGCCCTTCCGGTTTGCGTAGCGCTGGTAGAGACCGGTGGCCACGGTGCCGTCGGAGGCGGTCAGCCAGGCCTCTTCGGGGTTTGCCTCCGCGGCGGTGGCCAGGGTCGCCTCGACGATATGCACCAGTGGAACACCGAGCTCGTCCCGAAAACGGTCGAGGAAGGCGTGGGCCGTGTTGCAGGGGACGGCCAGCAGGGTGGCCCCCCAGGCGATGAGCCGCTCCAGGTTTGCCCGCAGCTGGTAGGTGGGGTCGGGGCCCTTTCCCAGCAGGGCGTCGGTGCGGTTGGGTACCGTGGGGTCCGACAGCAGATAGACCACCGGGTGGTCCTGGTCCCGCTCCGCAGGGGTCCGCTCCGCCAGGATGCGCAGGAATGCTGCCGAGGCGGCGGGTCCCATGCCGCCGAGCACGCCGAGGGCGGGCCGTGTCGGTTCGTCCGGTCTCATTGGGTTCCCTCCTCCTCTCCATCCGCCCGAT
The sequence above is drawn from the Synergistales bacterium genome and encodes:
- a CDS encoding amino acid racemase, whose protein sequence is MRPDEPTRPALGVLGGMGPAASAAFLRILAERTPAERDQDHPVVYLLSDPTVPNRTDALLGKGPDPTYQLRANLERLIAWGATLLAVPCNTAHAFLDRFRDELGVPLVHIVEATLATAAEANPEEAWLTASDGTVATGLYQRYANRKGYILREPEPSLQEQIQRTIALVKAGQTDRAAERFVEVAGALRAEADIPLVLACTELPLAADAAGLSGDRAVSSLTALADAVLERL